The following coding sequences are from one Lolium rigidum isolate FL_2022 chromosome 6, APGP_CSIRO_Lrig_0.1, whole genome shotgun sequence window:
- the LOC124667542 gene encoding uncharacterized protein LOC124667542: protein MDSESSTSPYSPPSLRHKLRTTVCGCFGSPDSDGERPQSGSGRAKWRRRVAATGEFRYDPLSYALNFDDGGSDDSDEAADAAFRYRNFSSRLPSSPKPAAARRLTAVPIA from the coding sequence atggactcggagtcGTCCACGTCGCCCTACTCGCCCCCGTCCCTGCGCCACAAGCTGCGGACCACCGTGTGCGGCTGCTTCGGCTCGCCGGACAGCGACGGGGAGAGGCCGCAGAGCGGCAGCGGCAGGGccaagtggaggaggagggtcGCCGCCACGGGCGAGTTCAGGTACGACCCGCTCAGCTACGCGCTCAACTTCGACGACGGCGGCAGCGACGACAGCGACGAGGCCGCGGATGCCGCGTTCCGGTACCGGAACTTCAGCTCCCGTCTGCCGAGCTCGCCGAAGCCGGCAGCGGCCCGGAGGCTCACCGCCGTCCCCATCGCATGA